The Microbacterium sp. Nx66 genome contains a region encoding:
- a CDS encoding pentapeptide repeat-containing protein — MPKSPSAPRVSAPDLPPVLEPRVAARRADLLAAALELTGTVDLSYATLEQCAVQADADSIDLTGATLLDVDLPDPRIASLRMRNASIRRLRITGGRIGTLDLSDARVAELELRDVRIDYLNLGAARAEDVDVVGCAVRTIDIPQSELTRVRFQATRSDEVDPRGLRAKDLDLRGLDALSYLDVQSLRGATLSSLQVQQLAPVMAAGLGIAVTD; from the coding sequence ATGCCGAAGTCCCCGAGTGCACCCCGAGTGTCCGCGCCCGACCTGCCACCGGTGCTGGAGCCGCGCGTGGCCGCCCGCCGCGCCGATCTCCTCGCCGCCGCGCTGGAGCTGACCGGCACCGTCGATCTCTCCTACGCCACGCTCGAGCAGTGCGCGGTGCAGGCCGACGCCGACAGCATCGACCTCACCGGGGCCACGCTCCTCGACGTCGACCTCCCCGACCCGCGCATCGCGTCGCTCCGGATGCGGAACGCGAGCATCCGTCGGCTCCGGATCACGGGCGGCCGCATCGGGACCCTCGATCTCAGCGACGCCCGCGTGGCGGAGCTCGAACTGCGGGACGTGCGCATCGACTATCTCAACCTGGGCGCCGCCCGCGCCGAGGACGTCGATGTCGTGGGATGCGCCGTCCGCACGATCGACATCCCGCAGTCGGAACTCACGCGCGTCCGGTTCCAGGCCACGCGCAGCGACGAGGTCGACCCCCGGGGCCTGCGCGCGAAAGACCTCGATCTCCGCGGCCTCGACGCGCTCTCCTACCTCGACGTCCAGAGCCTCCGCGGCGCGACCCTCTCGTCCCTGCAGGTGCAGCAGCTCGCGCCGGTGATGGCAGCGGGACTGGGCATCGCCGTCACGGACTGA
- a CDS encoding endonuclease domain-containing protein: MNGMRRARLLQAMREVDGVARVERLRERGVSRYDLETAVAERIIHRVRVGWVALPDADPLRVTAAQHGVLMTCVTQARRLGIWVHDERPRLHLAASPGSRGGKPPEARVHWARPLVPRHPDVLEDPIENVLSLVSTCEPYEQALATWESALNKGLVDRERLLRLRWGPRGRRLLAEALPFADAGLETYLRVRLRWLRLPLRFQTWIAGHRVDALIGERLVLQIDGGTHVGAQRDQDNAHDAELKLRGFHVIRLGYHQVMDEWPAVQDLIMRAVAQGLHRARTA, translated from the coding sequence ATGAACGGGATGAGGCGGGCGCGGCTGCTGCAGGCGATGCGCGAGGTCGACGGAGTCGCGAGGGTCGAGCGGCTCCGGGAACGCGGGGTCAGCCGGTACGACCTCGAGACGGCGGTGGCGGAGCGGATCATCCACCGGGTGCGGGTCGGGTGGGTGGCGCTGCCCGATGCGGATCCGCTTCGGGTGACCGCGGCGCAGCACGGTGTTCTGATGACGTGCGTGACGCAGGCGCGGCGCCTCGGGATCTGGGTGCACGACGAGAGACCGCGCCTTCACCTGGCCGCCAGCCCGGGCAGCAGGGGCGGGAAGCCACCGGAGGCGCGCGTGCACTGGGCTCGGCCCCTGGTCCCGCGACATCCTGATGTCCTGGAGGACCCGATCGAGAACGTGCTGAGCCTGGTGTCCACGTGCGAGCCGTACGAACAGGCGCTCGCGACCTGGGAGTCGGCATTGAACAAGGGACTCGTCGATCGAGAGAGGCTGCTCCGCCTCCGCTGGGGACCGCGCGGGCGGCGGCTCCTGGCCGAGGCGTTGCCGTTCGCGGATGCGGGACTCGAGACCTACCTGCGCGTGCGACTGCGCTGGCTCCGTCTGCCGCTGCGCTTCCAGACGTGGATCGCCGGGCATCGGGTGGACGCCCTGATCGGCGAGCGGCTCGTGCTGCAGATCGACGGCGGCACCCATGTCGGAGCCCAGCGCGACCAGGACAACGCTCACGATGCGGAGCTGAAGCTGCGCGGCTTCCACGTCATCCGTCTCGGCTATCACCAGGTGATGGACGAGTGGCCCGCGGTGCAGGACCTCATCATGCGCGCCGTCGCCCAGGGACTGCATCGTGCCCGCACGGCGTGA
- the ileS gene encoding isoleucine--tRNA ligase — protein MTYPRSSFGPAADPSTSSGTQGSVAPSPRFPQIEEEVLDFWKTDDTFRASIEQREGAPEWVFYDGPPFANGLPHYGHLLTGYAKDVFPRFQTMIGHKVDRVFGWDTHGLPAELEAMKQLGITEKSEIEEMGIDVFNEKARSSVLKYTREWEDYVTRQARWVDFERGYKTLDLGYMESVLWAFKTLYDKGLAYEGYRVLPYCWRDETPLSAHELRMDDDVYQMRQDPSVTVTFPLTGAKAEALGLTGVRALAWTTTPWTLPTNLALAVGPDIEYVVLPAGPAGASDVHQGRAAPSADQLAVEASAHRYLLAKDLLGGYAKDLGYESPEDALAAVDATLRGADLADVTYDRLFDYYADEETYGTGNAWRILVDDYVTTTDGTGIVHQAPAYGEDDQRVAGAAGIPTILSLDDGGRFLPNVTDVAGELWMDANTPLVRIIRDNGRLVRLQSYEHSYPHCWRCRNPLIYKAVSSWFIRVTDIKDDLLANNEQITWVPENVKEGQFGKWLEGARDWSISRNRYWGSPIPIWKSDDPEYPRVDAYGSLEELERDFGTLPRNPEGEVDLHRPYIDDLTRPNPDDPTGKSTMRRIGDVFDVWFDSGSMPYAQVHYPFENQEWFDSHSPADFIVEYIGQTRGWFYVMHVLSTALFNRPAFTGVSCHGIVLGSDGYKMSKSLRNYPDVSEVLDRDGSDAMRWFLMSSAVLRGGNLIVTEEGIRSGVREFLLPLWNSWYFFATYANASTGSAPQGGAGSATQGGGYEASWRTDSTDVLDRYILARLGDLVREVRADLEGLDSTTASARLRDFAEVLTNWYIRRSRDRFWVGVTDDPKSREAFDTLYTVLETLCRVAAPLVPLISERVWQGLTGGRSVHLQDWPDPEQFPAADEIRDAMDAVRELSSVGNALRKKEKLRVRLPLARLTVVSPLAADLGQFEDILREELNVKTVELVPLTDEAAGEYGISHRLSVNARAAGPRLGKDVQKAIQAARSGDWSETDGVVTAGGIALEPAEYDLVLETTGRPEGEALAIVPSGGFVLLDTDTTPELEAEGIARDAIRVVQEARKNAGLDVSDRIVLALNAAPAEAAALETHADLIAAETLAVAFAVQPTDDLDRLVDEVTSPGDGVHRSGAKALGAGKAPLLVTIDTNLEKVGA, from the coding sequence ATGACCTACCCGCGCTCCTCCTTCGGCCCCGCTGCCGACCCTTCGACCAGCTCAGGTACCCAGGGGTCTGTGGCGCCGAGCCCCCGCTTCCCGCAGATCGAGGAGGAGGTGCTCGACTTCTGGAAGACCGACGACACCTTCCGCGCCTCCATCGAGCAGCGCGAGGGTGCCCCCGAGTGGGTGTTCTACGACGGCCCTCCCTTCGCGAACGGCCTGCCGCACTACGGCCACCTGCTCACGGGCTACGCGAAAGACGTGTTCCCGCGCTTCCAGACGATGATCGGGCACAAGGTCGACCGCGTCTTCGGGTGGGACACCCACGGGCTCCCGGCCGAGCTCGAGGCGATGAAGCAGCTCGGGATCACGGAGAAGAGCGAGATCGAGGAGATGGGGATCGACGTCTTCAACGAGAAGGCACGCTCCTCGGTCCTGAAGTACACGCGGGAGTGGGAGGACTACGTCACCCGCCAGGCCCGGTGGGTGGACTTCGAGCGCGGCTACAAGACGCTCGACCTCGGCTACATGGAGAGCGTGCTGTGGGCCTTCAAGACCCTGTACGACAAGGGACTCGCCTACGAGGGCTACCGGGTCCTTCCGTACTGCTGGCGCGATGAGACGCCGCTGTCCGCCCACGAGCTCCGCATGGACGACGACGTCTACCAGATGCGACAGGACCCGTCGGTCACCGTCACCTTCCCGCTCACCGGCGCGAAGGCCGAGGCGCTGGGCCTCACCGGCGTGCGCGCCCTCGCCTGGACGACGACCCCGTGGACCCTGCCGACCAACCTCGCGCTCGCCGTGGGCCCGGACATCGAGTACGTCGTGCTGCCCGCCGGTCCCGCCGGCGCCTCCGACGTGCACCAGGGCCGCGCCGCTCCCTCGGCAGACCAGCTCGCGGTTGAGGCCTCCGCGCACCGCTACCTGCTCGCGAAGGACCTGCTCGGCGGCTATGCCAAGGATCTCGGCTACGAGAGCCCGGAGGACGCGCTCGCCGCGGTCGACGCCACGCTCCGCGGCGCAGATCTTGCCGACGTCACCTACGACCGTCTGTTCGACTACTACGCGGACGAGGAGACCTACGGCACCGGGAACGCGTGGCGCATCCTCGTCGACGACTACGTCACCACGACCGACGGCACCGGCATCGTCCACCAGGCACCCGCCTATGGTGAGGACGACCAGCGCGTCGCCGGAGCGGCCGGCATCCCGACGATCCTGTCCCTCGACGACGGCGGGCGCTTCCTCCCGAACGTCACCGATGTCGCTGGCGAGCTGTGGATGGACGCGAACACGCCGCTCGTGCGCATCATCCGCGACAACGGCCGCCTGGTCCGGCTGCAGAGCTACGAGCACTCCTACCCGCACTGCTGGCGCTGCCGGAACCCCCTGATCTACAAGGCGGTGTCGAGCTGGTTCATCCGGGTCACCGACATCAAGGACGACCTCCTCGCGAACAACGAGCAGATCACCTGGGTGCCGGAGAACGTGAAGGAGGGTCAGTTCGGCAAGTGGCTCGAGGGCGCCCGCGACTGGTCGATCAGCCGCAACCGCTACTGGGGCTCACCCATCCCGATCTGGAAGAGTGACGACCCGGAGTACCCGCGCGTCGACGCCTACGGCTCGCTGGAGGAGCTGGAGCGCGACTTCGGCACGCTGCCGCGCAACCCCGAGGGTGAGGTGGACCTGCACCGCCCGTACATCGACGACCTGACGAGGCCGAATCCCGACGACCCCACGGGCAAGAGCACGATGCGGCGCATCGGCGACGTCTTCGACGTGTGGTTCGACTCCGGCTCGATGCCGTACGCCCAGGTGCACTATCCGTTCGAGAACCAGGAGTGGTTCGACTCGCACTCGCCGGCGGACTTCATCGTCGAGTACATCGGTCAGACCCGCGGCTGGTTCTACGTCATGCACGTGCTCTCGACGGCGCTGTTCAACCGCCCGGCGTTCACGGGCGTCAGCTGCCACGGCATCGTGCTCGGCAGCGACGGCTACAAGATGTCGAAGTCGCTGCGGAACTACCCGGATGTGTCCGAGGTGCTGGATCGCGACGGATCCGACGCGATGCGCTGGTTCCTGATGTCCAGCGCGGTGCTCCGCGGCGGCAACCTCATCGTCACCGAGGAGGGCATCCGATCCGGCGTGCGGGAGTTCCTGCTGCCGCTGTGGAACTCGTGGTACTTCTTCGCGACGTACGCGAATGCTTCGACAGGCTCAGCACCCCAGGGAGGAGCAGGCTCGGCAACCCAGGGAGGCGGGTACGAGGCGTCGTGGCGCACCGACTCGACCGACGTCCTCGACCGGTACATCCTCGCGCGACTGGGCGATCTCGTCCGCGAGGTCCGCGCCGACCTGGAGGGTCTGGACTCGACCACCGCGTCCGCGCGACTCCGGGACTTCGCCGAGGTGCTGACGAACTGGTACATCCGTCGTTCGCGCGACCGGTTCTGGGTGGGTGTGACGGATGACCCGAAGAGCCGCGAGGCCTTCGACACGCTCTACACCGTGCTGGAGACGCTGTGCCGCGTGGCCGCGCCGCTCGTCCCGCTCATCAGCGAGCGCGTGTGGCAGGGCCTCACCGGCGGGCGCAGCGTGCATCTGCAGGACTGGCCGGATCCGGAGCAGTTCCCGGCGGCCGACGAGATCCGCGACGCCATGGATGCCGTCCGTGAGCTGTCGAGCGTCGGCAACGCGCTGCGCAAGAAGGAGAAGCTGCGCGTGCGCCTGCCGCTCGCACGGCTCACGGTGGTCTCTCCGCTCGCGGCCGACCTCGGCCAGTTCGAGGACATCCTCCGCGAGGAGCTCAACGTGAAGACCGTCGAGCTCGTCCCGCTGACCGACGAGGCGGCAGGGGAGTACGGCATCAGCCACCGGCTGAGCGTGAACGCCCGCGCGGCGGGTCCGCGCCTCGGCAAGGACGTGCAGAAGGCCATCCAGGCCGCGCGCTCGGGTGACTGGTCCGAGACCGACGGCGTCGTCACCGCCGGCGGCATCGCGCTGGAGCCCGCGGAGTACGATCTCGTGCTGGAGACCACGGGTCGCCCCGAGGGGGAGGCCCTGGCCATCGTCCCGTCCGGCGGGTTCGTCCTGCTCGACACCGACACGACGCCGGAGCTGGAGGCCGAGGGCATCGCCCGCGACGCCATCCGCGTCGTGCAGGAGGCGCGCAAGAACGCGGGCCTCGACGTCAGTGACCGGATCGTGCTGGCGCTCAACGCCGCCCCCGCGGAGGCGGCGGCGCTGGAGACCCACGCCGACCTCATCGCCGCCGAGACGCTCGCCGTGGCCTTCGCCGTGCAGCCGACCGATGACCTCGACCGGCTCGTCGACGAGGTCACGAGCCCCGGAGACGGCGTGCATCGGAGCGGGGCGAAGGCCCTCGGGGCCGGGAAGGCACCGCTCCTCGTCACGATCGACACGAACCTGGAGAAGGTGGGCGCATGA